ACCCTGTTCTGAACCTAAAAACTATCATAACTCAGAAGTCCCATTTTTCTATCACGACTTTGAGCTTTGAGCATATGTCAATATCAGGCACTCACTCGTTAATAATGGGAAACAGGAAAGAGATTAGAAAAGAACTATTGAGATCAAATACCATCTAAAAAAGCTGTTATAGAGGTAGCAGGAACAAATAGCTCATATAATAAACCAAATAGAGATAACTTTCAAGCTACTCGTTTTCAAAAGCTTATGCAAGGACATAAAACCCTTACTCTCTTCCTTATGGGAACTCCAGGTTGAGCTCTCTACGCATTTCACCATACTAAACTATCTATCAATGGATCAAATCAACTacaacaagaaataaaatgtacatACCAGGCTTTTGTCCAGGAGCATAAATCACCATTCTTGATACATCTGGATAAACAACCTTGCCAGAaacatttgaattaatttgaatGTCTGCTGTAGTCCGATCTGCATTCAGAACAGAGAGATTGTGAAAGTAGAAGGGAAAAATGAACCCTAATATAGTAGAAGTAACTACTTTACCTGCAGAGCTAGGTCCATTTACAGGAGTAGGATTTTCAATCTTCTTATTGACACCTCTAAAGAGCCACTACAAGCAGACCGTATGACAGTTATAATACACTCAAACATTATTCAGGTTAGAGGGAGAGACCAAAAGTAAGTACCTCTTGCCGAGATAAATGATCCAAGTCCTTCGTTGAGCAAGGCCACAGATCCATGAAACTATACCGCGAAATGACATCTTGCAGAGAATTTTCTAAAACTGATTCTCCATTCTCAGTCATACGGCATAAAGCTTCTTTCCTCCTTTGCTCAACCTAGTACAGAGAAAACTAATGAACACATATTGTAGAAACAAAGTATGACACCACATAATAAGCAATTGGCTTCTACAAAATTACAGCATTACTTCCAACAGATAGGTCAAAAATGTTCAGACTCGGTAATAAACTTGATTGAGGTCACAGAGCATTTTGTGATGTCAAGTTGCAAGAATCCATGAAAGCAAGAACTAATAATCAACCACATACTAGAATGAATAATGACAAAACTACCTTTAACATGCTGGTAAGATCTCCATACGTCTGCTCGAATTGGGCGAATCTTTTCCATACCTACATTGAAGTAAATATATAACTTTACAATTTAAAAGTGGAACAGTAACAACCCTATATTTTGCACTTCCAGTCAAGTAAGTGTGCAAAAACAAAAAGCGAAAAAAGAAGACTTAAATACTTATGATATATCACATCTGAATATCTAATTGACAGGTACAGGCATCATAGTTTATACTATTCCCAGAATTTTTATAGCATTTGAATACATAGtaataactttttattttggttcaaAAATCTTCCCTAAAGatctttaattttcataagTTCAACAagatagaaaacaaaaaaaattagaatatctAACTTATAACGACGATCTACACAAACAACAGCAGAACAGAGCTCAAACAGTGCACCTCAACAGATTCATCAGGTGGAAGTGAGCTCAAAGCACGCTCAAACAAAGCACGGATATTTCTATCATCGTTCAAGCGGCACAAGAAATCAGCATATCTGCATTGTGAATAAAATTTGGTATCATGTAAGTTGTGTATTGCAACATTACCCAAATTATTGACAGTATGAAAAGCCTCACAGAGAACAAGGAGTtggaaaatgataaatatggaGTTGGAATCAtacaataattgaaaaaacaaGGAGGCTAAATTACTTGTGTTACATGACTCGCATCTCCATGCAAAGATGGGTTACTTATGTTACAATTGCTCTAACAACTTTTTGAAAGCAGCCACAGCAATCAATACAGCATTATACTAGAATTATCACCGCAATTATTACAACTACAATCACAACTGTCAGTGTAGATGGTATCATACTGGCTTTAAAGAGGTACTCACTCAAGAATGTAGCTGGGTTCATGCATAAAACGTTTGAGACCTGCTTCAAATATGTTGTGTGCAAGCTGCAAAAAAGAGTTGCATAAAACACATAATACGAAAGGGAGACCAGGTTTAATTgtgcaaaaacaaaattttaaagaaaaaccCAATTTGCTTTTAACTAGAAAGATTGAAAAGATTAAGAAGACAGTTACGTAACACCATTAGtgtcatttttttgttagagAAAACTTGATCATCATGTTATCATATAGCTCTGAGCAAGTCGAGAAAATGGTCCTCTGAGCATTAACAGATCAATCCCAGAAACATGTAGAAGCTAAAGCACCTTTGCATCTTTATCTAGACAGAATGCCATCATTGCATATGCAACATAAACATGGTAGGTGCAGTTCGGAGATTTTCGGGCATCCAGAAAGTATTTGCGAGCAGCTTCAACTCCTTCAGTCCTCCTTAAGAATCGTATAAACTGCAGAGCAGACAGCAGAAACAATTTACAAATTCAATCAACACACTTTGTTGCAGTTTTTAGATAAACTAACAATTCAATAATACAACACGGGccgaaagaagaaaaaaaaaaataaaagtaagtGTTTCACAACAAATAAGTAGAACATGTTAAGGGCTACTTGACAAACTAATCTTGATGAATTCCATTTAGAGTTTGAATCGCTCTAACCACTCGTCGAGGATTAAATATGACTACAGCATccttttcaattcaaaattcacAGGATATCCCATATCCGTCTATTAGTTGTGTTCTGTTTCTAATAATATTAGATTGCTCTTCAGCAGATACCAGTAATGTGAGTTTTCACTTCTGATTTTTGAACAACTTTTGTACTGCAAATGCAGGCagaacaaaattttataccTGGATGTGAGATAATGCTGTTGCATTCACGCCATCTCCAAGAAGACTTTCATACACTTTTTTTGCCGCCTGAACAAAAAGAAAGCATTGagattatataaattataagatGATTAATCTTAATGTCTGAAGGAAACAATCTCAAGTCAGAATGGTACCTGAGCTGCCCCACGAGTCTCCTCTAGCTCAGCATAGGCATACTTAAGCATATCCGAATCTACAACAAAagtaaagaaattattaaGGAAACTCGAGAGGAAAAATTAATGAGTAATGGAATCAGATAGGGAAGAAGATACTATAGTTCAAAACAGAAGAGCAGCTATACCAAAAAAATCGATCGAGacgaccaaaataaaaatatagagaagatGGATATTTGAGAGAACATAATCTATCAGCTTATGGATATATACCAGGAAGAGCCTTCAGTGCGCGTTGAAAAACTTTAATAGCTGAGTCTTGTGAACCATTTATGGCATGCCACATGGCATAGTCATACCATATATCAGGGTAATGATACAAGTACATGAGGCACTAGCACCAAAACAAACGTGTGAGCACTTTCTCTTTGCTATCTACTTTTTCATATCAGTTATCTTAGAGTGATGGCTACACATAAATCAGAAGCTAAGACAAAAAACCTTAACATCAAAGCAACCATTCTAATGGTCCATGCATATAATGGAAACTGAATCTCCAAATTTGATGGATGAGAAACTAAGTTGAAGAATCGAAGGTTGCAAATCCCAGGAAAACCAAATAAGTCCACAACAGGGGAACATGGACAAAACGTAACtgcaacatttaaatatattttacagGTAATGCTGAGGATTAAGAGAGGCCTGCAGTCATCATACTTTTGACATATTGATCATTAAATACTTGTGCTTATTACACTCACACAGAATGGTTGAAGTAAAGACATCAAAAGAATTAATATGGAATTTTTTCAGCAAAACTCCATAAAATGGCCGTAAAACAAATGACTATGCATTACTTCAGCATTGAAACAATCTAACTGTAAATCCCCAAGAAACATAAtttacaaaaacataaatgGGATTCATTCCTAGTGTGCCTTTGGAAAATTTGCAATTTAGcctaaaactttaaattttaacaattttatcCACAAGACTATTCAATGTTGGCATACAgatacaaaataaacaaatccATCCAGATTGAGCATGCACCCGTTGATAGGAGGCACATGGATTAAGTTGATTGGCGAACATATGGCATTTATTTGAGGTTCAAATTTAACTGACATACAAATAGCTGTGGAAGGTCCAACTTTACGCAATGCAGCATAGAACATCTCATGGAACATCAACATACAAGAAACTGCTAAAACAcaacttcaaaaatgaaatccATCATATGTAGTGCTTTCAGTACCTGTTCATAAGCAAATGTTATCCTTTTATTTGCTGAAGCATTGTCAATTCTCTGTGGATTACCTCTGTGAAG
This window of the Salvia hispanica cultivar TCC Black 2014 unplaced genomic scaffold, UniMelb_Shisp_WGS_1.0 HiC_scaffold_951, whole genome shotgun sequence genome carries:
- the LOC125200398 gene encoding cleavage stimulation factor subunit 77-like isoform X2 translates to MATETPQPNSLSLSDANADKLNVEAAERLANEALRLPMSDAVPIYEHLLANFPTSAKYWKQYVEALMASNNDEATKQVFSRCLLNCLQVPLWRCYIRFIRKVNDKKGIEGQEETKKAFEFMLNYVGSDIASGPVWMEYVAYLRSLPAQTTLEESQRMTTIRKLYQRAIVMPTHHVEQLWRDYENFENSVSRALAKGLVTEYQPKYNSARAVYRERKKYVDEIDWNMLAVPPSGTPKEEMQWVAWKKLLSFEKGNPQRIDNASANKRITFAYEQCLMYLYHYPDIWYDYAMWHAINGSQDSAIKVFQRALKALPDSDMLKYAYAELEETRGAAQAAKKVYESLLGDGVNATALSHIQFIRFLRRTEGVEAARKYFLDARKSPNCTYHVYVAYAMMAFCLDKDAKLAHNIFEAGLKRFMHEPSYILEYADFLCRLNDDRNIRALFERALSSLPPDESVEVWKRFAQFEQTYGDLTSMLKVEQRRKEALCRMTENGESVLENSLQDVISRYSFMDLWPCSTKDLDHLSRQEWLFRGVNKKIENPTPVNGPSSADRTTADIQINSNVSGKVVYPDVSRMVIYAPGQKPGITTPVVSGVSSTLPNGISGGAATINDTLKSLPPTLAVFVSNLPAVEATYHQLVQNPVHLNNCHLDLFQVPVMSLVQVN